One window from the genome of Bacillus tianshenii encodes:
- a CDS encoding enoyl-CoA hydratase-related protein, translating into MAKVNYSTENKIGFIEIDSPPVNALDAEVLEELSNILDGISNEIDVLVVSGAGDKAFVAGADIREFPQLSKEKGEEMCIRGQGVFNKLEALPQPVIAAIDGFALGGGLELALACDFRIATPSSKIGLPEVKLGIIPGYGGTQRLARLIGPGKAKQLIYSGEFVSAEQAEGIGLVEEVTDGSAVEAAINWAEKIKCRGPIAVAAAKRAINEGLQTTLQEGLALEAQLFGDICETKDKVEGVTAFLEKREPKFVKL; encoded by the coding sequence GTGGCAAAGGTAAACTACTCAACAGAAAATAAGATAGGATTTATCGAAATTGATTCCCCACCTGTAAATGCGTTAGACGCAGAGGTACTAGAGGAGCTCTCAAATATTTTAGATGGTATTTCAAATGAGATTGATGTGCTAGTTGTTTCTGGTGCTGGGGACAAAGCGTTTGTAGCTGGAGCAGATATTCGTGAATTTCCTCAGTTATCAAAAGAAAAAGGTGAAGAGATGTGCATAAGAGGCCAAGGTGTTTTCAACAAGCTTGAAGCATTACCTCAGCCTGTTATTGCTGCTATTGATGGGTTTGCATTAGGTGGTGGTTTAGAGTTAGCGCTTGCATGTGATTTCCGCATTGCAACTCCAAGCTCAAAGATCGGTTTACCGGAAGTGAAGCTAGGTATTATTCCAGGGTATGGCGGAACACAGCGTCTTGCACGACTTATTGGACCAGGGAAAGCAAAGCAGCTTATTTACTCAGGCGAATTCGTATCAGCTGAGCAAGCGGAAGGCATCGGTTTAGTAGAAGAAGTGACAGATGGTTCAGCTGTAGAAGCAGCAATCAACTGGGCAGAAAAAATTAAATGTAGAGGACCAATTGCAGTAGCGGCTGCAAAGCGTGCTATTAATGAAGGCCTTCAAACAACACTACAAGAAGGATTAGCACTTGAGGCACAGCTATTTGGAGACATTTGCGAAACGAAAGATAAAGTTGAAGGTGTAACAGCATTTTTAGAAAAAAGAGAACCAAAATTTGTGAAGCTATAG
- a CDS encoding NAD-dependent succinate-semialdehyde dehydrogenase produces MLYINGEWQKSESGEMFASYNPANGEEIEQVADGTREDVKRAIEAAHAAFQEWSSLTPYERSSYLYKAYQIMVERKEKLAELMTIEQGKPLKASRNEVQYGADFLLWYAEEAKRLYGQTIPSARKDQRFMVLQQPVGVVGAITPWNYPISMITRKVAPAIAAGCTIVLKPAEQTPLCAIETYKALIDAGIPKGVINLVPTSQPEEIGQEFLENANVQKLTFTGSTAVGKYLAQGAAKQMKRVSMELGGHAPFIVCEDADPVHAAKGASLVKFLNTGQACISPNRIFVHRSLIQTFTDTFVQRVEKMKAGSGLEDGISIGPLVDEAAVEKVSSQVTDAVAKGAEVAAGGERLTSGSLAKGTFYAPTVLKNVTPEMKIYREETFGPVAPIIPFDDEEEVLKMANDTNYGLAAYVYTNDLSRSMKMFEGLRFGIIGINDINPTSAAAPFGGMKESGIGREGGHEGIQEYLETKLGGFSIR; encoded by the coding sequence GTGCTATATATAAACGGAGAATGGCAGAAATCAGAATCAGGGGAGATGTTTGCATCATACAATCCTGCAAACGGTGAAGAGATTGAGCAGGTGGCTGATGGGACGAGAGAGGATGTTAAGCGTGCAATTGAAGCAGCACATGCTGCCTTTCAGGAATGGTCTTCTTTAACACCTTACGAACGTTCAAGTTATTTGTATAAAGCTTATCAAATAATGGTGGAACGTAAGGAGAAGCTTGCTGAGCTAATGACGATTGAACAAGGGAAGCCATTGAAAGCATCGCGTAATGAAGTGCAATACGGAGCGGACTTTCTATTATGGTATGCAGAAGAAGCGAAACGATTATATGGTCAAACCATTCCGTCAGCACGGAAGGATCAGCGCTTCATGGTACTTCAACAGCCTGTTGGCGTTGTCGGGGCGATCACGCCATGGAACTACCCTATTTCAATGATTACGAGAAAAGTAGCACCAGCTATTGCGGCAGGGTGCACAATTGTGTTGAAGCCTGCAGAACAAACACCGCTCTGTGCCATTGAAACGTACAAAGCGTTAATTGACGCTGGCATTCCAAAAGGAGTTATCAACCTTGTTCCTACTAGCCAGCCAGAAGAAATTGGGCAAGAGTTTCTCGAAAATGCTAATGTGCAAAAATTAACGTTCACAGGTTCAACTGCTGTTGGAAAATATTTAGCTCAAGGTGCGGCAAAGCAGATGAAGCGTGTGTCAATGGAACTTGGTGGACATGCTCCATTTATTGTTTGCGAGGATGCTGATCCTGTTCATGCAGCAAAGGGTGCATCACTCGTTAAATTTTTAAACACTGGGCAAGCGTGTATAAGTCCGAATCGAATTTTCGTTCATCGCAGTTTAATTCAAACCTTTACAGATACATTTGTTCAGCGGGTTGAAAAGATGAAAGCAGGAAGTGGGTTGGAAGACGGCATTAGTATTGGTCCACTTGTAGACGAAGCTGCTGTTGAAAAAGTGTCTTCACAAGTAACAGATGCTGTTGCGAAAGGAGCTGAAGTAGCAGCTGGTGGAGAAAGGTTAACATCAGGGAGCTTAGCAAAGGGCACCTTCTACGCACCAACTGTATTAAAAAATGTCACTCCAGAAATGAAAATTTACCGGGAAGAAACATTTGGACCTGTAGCCCCTATTATTCCATTTGATGATGAAGAAGAAGTGTTAAAGATGGCGAATGATACAAATTACGGGTTAGCTGCGTATGTGTATACAAATGACCTATCACGTTCAATGAAGATGTTTGAAGGACTGCGCTTTGGCATCATCGGTATTAATGATATTAATCCAACATCTGCTGCTGCTCCATTTGGCGGAATGAAAGAAAGCGGAATAGGACGCGAAGGTGGCCATGAAGGGATTCAAGAGTATTTAGAAACAAAGCTTGGTGGATTTTCAATCAGATAG
- a CDS encoding enoyl-CoA hydratase/isomerase family protein — translation MKVNIKRIEPKAKITVQESAGLAIVTLFRPHMRNALSSKMWQELTEIGEHICDNPKNKVLVLRGSGNQFTAGSDIKEFHQMTVEEAEQAFIHMEKAISTFEKLPIPTVGVINGPAMGAGLELALSCDIRIGSSHARMGIPVGRLGIKLNNKFVKRLVDLIGPSRTKDLVYTGRIFDADEAYRYGMLNYVVEDEQIDRFAFEKARVIAEQSPASLLAVKQSTANCINSIEELWKSDTNFVDPHDFPEGIASFVEKRKPDFKRRTK, via the coding sequence GTGAAAGTAAATATTAAGCGAATTGAACCGAAAGCAAAGATCACTGTTCAAGAGAGTGCAGGTCTTGCGATTGTGACATTATTTAGACCCCATATGCGCAATGCATTGTCATCAAAAATGTGGCAAGAACTGACTGAAATAGGTGAGCATATTTGCGATAACCCGAAAAATAAAGTGCTCGTGTTACGAGGATCGGGTAATCAATTTACTGCCGGTTCAGATATTAAAGAGTTTCACCAAATGACGGTGGAAGAGGCTGAACAAGCATTTATTCATATGGAAAAAGCAATTTCCACATTTGAAAAATTGCCAATCCCGACAGTTGGTGTCATAAACGGTCCAGCAATGGGAGCAGGGTTGGAGCTTGCCTTAAGCTGTGATATTCGTATTGGTTCATCCCACGCTAGAATGGGAATTCCGGTCGGACGGTTAGGAATTAAACTCAATAATAAGTTTGTAAAGCGATTAGTTGATTTAATCGGACCAAGTCGTACGAAGGATTTAGTGTATACAGGGCGTATCTTTGATGCTGATGAGGCGTATCGTTATGGCATGCTGAACTATGTAGTTGAAGACGAGCAAATTGACCGCTTTGCATTTGAAAAGGCAAGAGTCATTGCTGAACAATCACCAGCTTCATTGCTGGCTGTTAAGCAGTCAACTGCAAATTGTATTAACAGTATTGAAGAGCTGTGGAAATCAGATACAAACTTTGTTGACCCGCATGATTTTCCAGAAGGAATTGCTTCGTTCGTAGAAAAAAGAAAGCCTGATTTTAAAAGAAGAACAAAATAA
- a CDS encoding sigma 54-interacting transcriptional regulator — protein MNLEKQHFSAIMESMEDPIIVVLKDSTIVFVNEAYSRQFNVPSKKIIGRKLNEIEEDARILKVLETGEPLINDCSFVHSLKRDVYATITPLMENDKQIGAVTIMKNIDEITKLQDELDRYKRYSMQLEGQLDKNNFSLLESQVPSMISAVNIARKVAGTDVTVMLYGESGVGKEVFAKAIHETSSRKNKPFIPINMASIPDNLLESELFGYEEGSFTGSRKGGKKGLLELANGGTLFLDEVGEMSMKVQAKLLRVIQERSFHRVGGTKASPLDVRIICATNRDLNEQIQKGEFREDLYYRLNVVPIQIPPLRDRKQDIPYVASNLLNHLIFKYKKPITINDEIYEVFRMYDWPGNVRELNNVLERMVAVSMGARFEVTDIPEHIRRTSSQAPTYPEEAIADSPSLTRVLEQTEKTKLLEVLENSRNRTEAIKKLGISRKTFYARLKKYGIT, from the coding sequence TTGAATTTAGAAAAACAACATTTCTCTGCCATCATGGAGTCAATGGAAGATCCGATTATTGTTGTTTTGAAGGATAGTACGATCGTCTTTGTGAATGAAGCATATTCTCGGCAATTCAATGTTCCTTCTAAGAAAATTATCGGCCGAAAATTAAATGAAATTGAAGAAGATGCAAGAATTCTGAAAGTATTAGAAACAGGGGAGCCATTAATTAATGATTGCAGCTTTGTTCATTCCTTAAAAAGAGACGTCTATGCAACAATCACTCCATTAATGGAGAACGATAAGCAAATTGGTGCCGTGACGATTATGAAAAATATCGATGAAATTACAAAGCTTCAAGATGAACTGGATCGTTATAAACGTTACTCCATGCAGCTTGAAGGTCAATTAGATAAAAACAACTTTTCATTACTAGAGAGCCAAGTTCCTTCTATGATTAGCGCTGTTAATATTGCTCGTAAAGTAGCAGGGACAGATGTAACGGTCATGCTGTATGGAGAAAGTGGGGTCGGGAAAGAAGTTTTTGCAAAAGCAATTCATGAAACAAGCTCCCGCAAGAACAAGCCGTTTATTCCAATTAATATGGCGTCCATTCCCGATAACCTGTTAGAAAGTGAATTGTTTGGTTACGAAGAAGGCTCTTTTACTGGTTCACGTAAGGGCGGTAAGAAGGGACTTCTCGAGTTAGCAAATGGTGGTACGCTCTTTCTTGATGAAGTTGGCGAAATGTCAATGAAGGTGCAAGCCAAGTTGTTGCGCGTCATTCAAGAACGTTCATTCCATCGGGTCGGCGGAACGAAAGCTTCACCGCTGGATGTGCGAATTATTTGCGCAACAAACCGTGATTTAAATGAACAAATTCAAAAAGGAGAATTCCGAGAAGACCTTTATTACAGATTGAATGTCGTCCCAATTCAAATTCCACCCTTAAGGGATAGAAAGCAAGATATTCCTTACGTCGCAAGCAACTTACTTAACCATCTCATTTTTAAATACAAAAAACCAATTACAATAAATGATGAAATCTATGAAGTGTTTCGTATGTACGACTGGCCAGGGAATGTACGTGAATTGAACAATGTGCTTGAGCGAATGGTTGCGGTCAGTATGGGTGCACGATTTGAAGTAACTGATATACCAGAGCATATCAGACGTACCTCTTCACAAGCTCCAACTTATCCCGAAGAAGCAATTGCTGACTCTCCTAGTTTGACAAGAGTGCTTGAACAGACAGAAAAAACGAAGCTGTTAGAAGTGTTAGAAAATAGCCGAAATCGAACTGAAGCGATTAAAAAATTGGGAATTAGCCGAAAGACCTTTTACGCGAGGTTAAAGAAATATGGGATTACTTAA
- the trmB gene encoding tRNA (guanosine(46)-N7)-methyltransferase TrmB — MRLRHKPWAEEMITENNHIVIGNPAEYAGRWAKDIFQNDNPIHIEVGTGKGSFVTGMGKQHPDINFIGIELYDSVIVSALQRIIDEPQTNVKLLNENARDITEIFAENEISRVYLNFSDPWPKNRHEKRRLSYKTFLEYYEKVLVENGEVHMKTDNQKLFEYSLESFSRYGMIVKNISLDLHNSDIEGNVMTEYEEKFSNKGQRIYRCEAQFR, encoded by the coding sequence ATGCGTTTAAGACATAAGCCGTGGGCAGAAGAAATGATCACGGAAAATAATCATATTGTCATTGGAAATCCAGCTGAATATGCAGGCAGATGGGCAAAGGATATTTTTCAAAATGACAACCCTATCCATATTGAAGTAGGAACTGGAAAGGGAAGCTTTGTGACCGGCATGGGAAAACAGCATCCTGATATTAATTTTATTGGGATTGAACTATATGACAGTGTTATTGTATCTGCATTGCAGCGTATCATCGATGAGCCGCAGACAAATGTGAAATTGTTAAACGAAAATGCGCGAGATATTACTGAAATTTTTGCTGAAAATGAAATCTCTCGTGTGTATTTGAATTTCTCTGATCCGTGGCCTAAAAATCGCCATGAAAAGCGTCGCTTATCTTATAAAACCTTCTTAGAATATTATGAGAAAGTGCTTGTGGAAAACGGTGAAGTTCATATGAAAACAGATAACCAAAAGCTGTTTGAGTATTCGCTAGAAAGCTTTTCACGTTATGGCATGATTGTAAAAAATATTTCCTTAGACTTGCACAATAGTGATATAGAAGGAAATGTGATGACTGAATACGAAGAAAAATTCTCAAATAAAGGGCAGCGTATTTATCGTTGTGAAGCTCAATTTCGTTAA
- a CDS encoding YtzH-like family protein: protein MMPLNPQHQRQILMDIMQNHLTDQCGSVSECQQMQRLAKSLVGNDKTDEQLKTLLHEIYEYSQKGAGTKDLNAHIQQHSPNLNQWLGTLQQYDTPFR from the coding sequence ATGATGCCTCTCAACCCACAACATCAAAGACAAATTTTAATGGATATTATGCAAAACCATTTAACCGACCAATGTGGTTCTGTATCTGAGTGTCAGCAGATGCAGCGATTAGCCAAATCTCTTGTTGGAAATGACAAAACGGATGAACAGCTGAAGACCCTTCTTCATGAAATTTATGAGTACAGTCAAAAAGGAGCTGGCACGAAAGATTTGAATGCTCATATTCAACAACATTCTCCAAACTTAAATCAATGGCTCGGTACATTACAGCAATACGATACTCCATTTCGCTAA
- a CDS encoding phosphotransferase family protein → MEHQLGLGEGWRITPAGGATGEAYIAENHKQKLFLKRNSSPFLAVLSAEGIVPKLVWTKRMENGDVITAQQWLEGRELKAKDMPNSAVAYLLGKIHGSKELLDMLKRIGKTPLEPENVLADLKRRVIPQVDHPVIYKAEQYLERNMELIYHNNKVVCHGDVNHNNWLLSSEEQLYLIDWDGAMIADPALDLGQLLYWYIPRDEWNDWLKQYGVTLTEDLKQRMRWYITAQTIMSIDWHRRRDEQKEMNNWIEYLQELL, encoded by the coding sequence TTGGAACATCAATTGGGTTTAGGCGAAGGATGGCGCATCACTCCTGCAGGGGGAGCCACTGGTGAAGCATATATCGCGGAAAACCATAAACAAAAACTTTTTTTAAAACGTAATTCTTCTCCTTTTCTAGCTGTGCTGTCTGCAGAAGGGATCGTTCCAAAGCTCGTGTGGACGAAGCGAATGGAAAATGGAGATGTCATTACAGCTCAGCAATGGCTTGAGGGACGAGAGCTTAAAGCGAAGGATATGCCAAACTCTGCAGTTGCGTACCTTTTAGGCAAAATACACGGCTCTAAAGAATTGCTAGATATGTTGAAGCGTATTGGAAAGACACCGTTAGAGCCGGAAAATGTTCTAGCTGATTTGAAACGAAGAGTTATTCCGCAGGTTGACCATCCTGTTATTTATAAAGCAGAACAATATTTAGAAAGAAATATGGAATTAATTTATCATAACAATAAAGTAGTTTGTCATGGTGACGTGAACCATAATAATTGGCTGCTTAGTTCAGAGGAGCAACTGTATTTAATTGATTGGGATGGAGCTATGATTGCAGATCCTGCCTTAGATTTAGGTCAGTTACTGTATTGGTATATCCCAAGAGATGAATGGAATGATTGGTTAAAGCAATACGGTGTAACGTTAACAGAAGATTTGAAACAACGAATGAGATGGTATATTACAGCACAAACGATTATGTCAATTGATTGGCATCGGCGAAGAGATGAACAGAAAGAGATGAACAATTGGATTGAATATTTGCAAGAATTATTATAG
- the pulA gene encoding type I pullulanase, producing MQQLFQPYLDELTKITILADLTYHPDSFYLVSSQRKMKLDIDKIINSETYVKFICRSKKPVLLEEQHHIEDHEGNYYPLLIGAVIRTEEFDQQYAYFGTDLGNTYSKKGTAFKVWAPTASEVELLFYNKEEMVVRQKKMRREDRGVWTEYVSSNLDGQCYTYRAKVNGKWNEAVDPYVRAVSVNGKYGIVINPSKVNIPLYRESLPTLNRMTDAIIYETHIRDFTIHPKSGVTYKGKYLGMTEDNTTGPLGSRTGLSYLAELGITHVQILPVHDFEGVDERKPQHDYNWGYNPVHFNVPEGSYATDPFDPYVRINELKQMIAALHEKGLRVIMDVVYNHVYKRETSAFKKLVPGYFFRYDADGMPADGTGVGNDIASERLMVRKFIIDSVVYWAKEFGIDGFRFDLMGILDIKTMNDIRLALDVVDDSILLLGEGWDLNTPLAADKKATIENASKLPRIAFFNDRFRDAVKGNNFNLEDKGIISGKELQEEVLRHLMAGTITIDEELPGLFEAPNQSVNYVECHDNHTLWDKLSVSNEAESETVRKKRHRLGLAMTLLAQGIPFLHSGMEFFRTKYGDGNSYRSGDAVNQIDWERKTLYQDNVEYVKNLIAFRKKHAALRMDKRSQLIEHLKWIESDEGWFAYLLTGPSILGDEEEILLLFNYSCEQKRLSFDVSEGWYTLVEGTTAAEVPLRSVDFSDYLLEPLSTTVALRVKSI from the coding sequence ATGCAGCAATTATTTCAACCATATTTAGATGAACTTACGAAAATTACGATTTTAGCTGATCTGACCTATCATCCTGACAGCTTTTACTTAGTGTCTTCTCAGAGAAAGATGAAGTTAGATATTGACAAAATAATTAATTCTGAAACATATGTGAAGTTTATTTGTCGCAGTAAAAAGCCGGTTTTGCTTGAAGAGCAACATCACATTGAAGACCATGAAGGGAATTACTACCCTTTATTAATCGGCGCTGTTATTCGCACAGAAGAGTTCGATCAACAGTACGCATATTTCGGTACAGATCTAGGTAACACGTATTCGAAAAAAGGTACAGCTTTTAAAGTATGGGCCCCAACGGCTTCAGAAGTTGAGCTGTTATTTTATAATAAAGAAGAAATGGTTGTTCGGCAAAAGAAAATGCGTCGCGAAGACAGAGGTGTTTGGACTGAATATGTAAGCAGTAATCTTGATGGACAATGCTACACATACCGTGCAAAAGTTAACGGGAAATGGAATGAGGCCGTTGATCCTTATGTAAGGGCTGTCTCTGTAAATGGTAAGTACGGCATTGTCATTAATCCATCTAAAGTAAATATACCATTATATCGAGAATCTCTTCCAACTTTAAATCGTATGACAGATGCGATTATTTACGAAACTCACATTAGAGACTTTACAATTCACCCAAAGAGTGGCGTAACTTATAAAGGGAAATATTTAGGAATGACAGAGGATAATACAACTGGACCACTAGGAAGTAGGACAGGATTATCCTATTTAGCTGAATTAGGAATTACGCACGTTCAAATATTGCCAGTTCATGATTTTGAAGGGGTTGATGAACGCAAGCCTCAACATGATTATAATTGGGGCTATAACCCAGTGCATTTCAATGTCCCTGAAGGAAGCTATGCGACTGACCCGTTTGATCCTTATGTTCGAATAAACGAGCTTAAGCAAATGATTGCAGCCCTTCATGAGAAGGGACTACGAGTCATTATGGATGTTGTCTATAACCATGTCTATAAACGGGAAACATCTGCATTCAAAAAGCTCGTTCCTGGTTACTTCTTTCGCTATGATGCGGATGGCATGCCTGCAGATGGCACTGGCGTTGGTAATGATATTGCCTCCGAACGTTTAATGGTTCGCAAATTTATTATTGATTCGGTCGTTTACTGGGCGAAAGAATTCGGGATTGATGGTTTCCGATTTGATTTAATGGGAATCTTAGATATTAAAACGATGAATGATATTCGCCTTGCTCTTGATGTGGTTGATGATTCGATTTTATTGTTAGGAGAAGGCTGGGATTTAAATACGCCGTTAGCTGCTGATAAGAAAGCGACGATCGAAAATGCATCAAAGTTGCCACGGATTGCTTTTTTCAATGATCGCTTTCGTGATGCAGTTAAAGGGAATAATTTTAACTTGGAAGATAAAGGGATTATTAGCGGGAAGGAATTGCAAGAAGAGGTACTAAGGCATTTAATGGCAGGTACAATTACAATAGATGAAGAGTTGCCCGGCTTATTCGAAGCACCAAACCAATCTGTTAATTATGTAGAATGTCATGACAACCATACATTGTGGGATAAGTTATCAGTTTCGAACGAAGCGGAAAGTGAAACAGTAAGAAAGAAACGGCACCGTTTAGGCCTAGCAATGACATTATTAGCCCAAGGTATTCCGTTTCTCCATAGTGGAATGGAGTTTTTCCGTACGAAATATGGTGATGGGAACAGCTATCGTTCAGGAGATGCGGTTAATCAAATCGATTGGGAGCGAAAAACACTCTACCAAGACAATGTGGAGTACGTAAAGAATCTGATTGCCTTTCGGAAAAAGCATGCTGCATTGCGAATGGATAAACGTTCACAACTGATCGAACATCTCAAATGGATTGAATCAGATGAAGGCTGGTTTGCCTATTTATTAACAGGACCATCTATTCTTGGAGATGAAGAAGAAATTTTGTTGCTTTTCAATTACAGCTGTGAACAAAAAAGGTTATCTTTTGATGTTAGTGAAGGCTGGTATACGTTAGTAGAAGGAACAACTGCAGCAGAGGTTCCGCTCCGCTCTGTTGATTTCTCTGATTATCTACTAGAGCCATTATCAACAACGGTAGCGTTGCGAGTGAAAAGCATATGA
- a CDS encoding EAL domain-containing protein translates to MNMCTQCGRQSPIPQKGTLFIFGKLEINLPFLVPGPKHTYLCTYESHEQIINYISTIQSYDSSHSLRVGISTDASTLPLINHSLEELKTRVQHYDVITYIQDGDFTSFLQPIVDLTENEIYGFEHLLRPLGNADLSPGILFSTAQKAGMQSTLDQRAREEAIKARAQHIKPPLKSFINFLPSSIYNPEYCLRHTFEIVERYEVDPSSLVFEVVETEKITDVPHLKHVLDVYKQNGMQVALDDVGSGYATLDMLYKLQPNYVKIDRQYIQDCHENMEKQKFLTSVIDIASNLNIKVLGEGIEKKEEFEYCQEAGMDFAQGYYLGKPSPTPQLER, encoded by the coding sequence ATGAATATGTGTACACAATGCGGAAGACAAAGTCCAATTCCCCAAAAAGGAACCCTCTTTATCTTCGGAAAACTTGAAATAAATCTGCCTTTTCTTGTACCAGGGCCAAAGCATACATATTTATGCACTTATGAAAGTCATGAACAAATAATTAATTATATTTCGACAATCCAAAGTTATGATAGCAGCCATTCCTTACGAGTTGGAATTAGCACGGATGCTTCTACTCTTCCACTTATAAATCACAGTTTAGAAGAATTAAAAACAAGAGTACAGCACTATGATGTTATAACATATATTCAAGATGGTGATTTTACAAGCTTCCTTCAACCGATTGTTGATCTTACCGAAAATGAGATATATGGGTTTGAACATTTGCTACGTCCACTAGGAAATGCTGACTTATCACCTGGAATTCTATTTTCTACGGCTCAGAAAGCAGGTATGCAGTCAACACTTGATCAACGGGCAAGAGAAGAGGCTATTAAGGCAAGAGCACAACATATCAAGCCTCCTTTAAAAAGCTTTATTAATTTTTTACCATCTAGTATTTACAATCCGGAATATTGTTTACGCCATACATTTGAAATTGTCGAGCGTTATGAAGTAGATCCTTCATCACTCGTCTTTGAAGTAGTAGAAACAGAGAAAATCACTGATGTTCCACACTTGAAGCACGTACTAGATGTATATAAACAAAACGGTATGCAAGTAGCGCTTGATGATGTCGGTTCAGGCTATGCTACACTTGATATGCTCTATAAGTTGCAGCCGAATTATGTGAAAATCGATCGACAATATATTCAAGATTGTCATGAAAATATGGAAAAACAAAAGTTTCTTACATCCGTTATCGACATTGCTTCTAACTTAAATATCAAAGTTCTCGGAGAAGGAATTGAGAAGAAAGAGGAATTTGAATACTGTCAAGAAGCTGGCATGGACTTTGCTCAAGGGTACTACCTCGGTAAGCCAAGCCCAACACCACAATTAGAGAGATGA
- a CDS encoding NERD domain-containing protein, which translates to MAQLIKLQDFISRYETDIYRYPSQFLRLKKSRWDGIKREWYNGTLQQVKFGALPVEFGEYREEEWDSDDWLSDGRKSIFSSVKSWFSKNKNKQEDSYFENDFFSASSEFQRTEERRTLEDIKLEFLDELLRFQIMWASSTLRERSLVNQSYYYDPILRFLLQEFPDNYLVLYNPILQIKNAPVELEIILISPTTTWCMTVLESREKESDVFRVDKGRYWIEGYGEEERKRINPTISLNRMYRIVHSIYEQMGVDLPIKKIVLTRQSFIEGAHASTDTLYVDRLNFEEWHGRMKRMPSPLKHVQLKAAQALLNFSQSTYIKRPEWEEEDEHEQDREDQDDSNTSSL; encoded by the coding sequence ATGGCTCAGTTAATAAAGTTACAGGATTTTATTTCACGTTATGAAACAGATATTTATCGTTATCCTAGCCAGTTTCTTCGTTTGAAGAAAAGTCGCTGGGATGGAATTAAGCGTGAATGGTATAACGGGACATTACAGCAAGTGAAATTCGGCGCATTACCTGTGGAGTTTGGGGAATATCGAGAGGAAGAGTGGGATAGTGACGATTGGTTAAGTGATGGCAGGAAGTCGATCTTTTCTTCAGTGAAAAGCTGGTTTTCTAAAAACAAAAATAAACAAGAAGACTCATACTTTGAAAATGACTTTTTTTCTGCATCATCTGAGTTTCAAAGAACCGAAGAGCGCCGTACACTTGAAGACATTAAACTAGAATTTCTTGATGAGCTCCTTCGCTTTCAAATTATGTGGGCAAGCTCTACATTAAGAGAAAGGTCTTTAGTCAATCAATCTTACTATTACGATCCTATCTTGAGGTTTTTGCTTCAAGAATTTCCTGATAACTATCTTGTCCTGTATAATCCTATTTTACAAATCAAAAATGCACCTGTTGAGCTTGAGATTATTTTAATTAGTCCAACGACAACATGGTGTATGACAGTGCTGGAGAGTCGTGAAAAAGAAAGTGATGTTTTTCGAGTAGATAAAGGGCGTTACTGGATAGAAGGCTACGGTGAAGAGGAAAGAAAACGAATCAACCCAACTATTTCGTTAAATCGGATGTACCGAATTGTGCACAGTATTTATGAACAAATGGGGGTTGACTTGCCGATTAAAAAAATTGTGTTAACTCGACAAAGCTTCATAGAAGGTGCCCATGCAAGCACAGACACACTCTATGTTGATCGTCTTAACTTTGAAGAATGGCACGGGCGCATGAAGCGAATGCCTTCCCCATTGAAACATGTACAATTAAAAGCCGCCCAAGCTTTATTAAATTTCTCTCAGAGCACGTATATTAAGCGTCCAGAGTGGGAGGAAGAGGACGAACATGAACAGGATAGAGAAGACCAAGATGATTCCAATACATCATCTCTCTAA